Proteins encoded by one window of Cloeon dipterum chromosome 4, ieCloDipt1.1, whole genome shotgun sequence:
- the mab-21 gene encoding protein mab-21, with protein MLVPSDMMTAQSKMMYQLNKYYGERVHARKALVAKTIREVCKVVQDVLKEVEVQEPRFISSLTECNGRYEGLDVVSPNEFEVVLYLNQMGVFNFVDDGTLPGCAVLKLSDGRKRSMSLWVEFITASGYLSARKIRSRFQTLVAQACDKCSYRDSVKMIADTTEVKLRIRERYVVQITPAFKCSGVWPRSAAHWPIPHIPWPHPNLVAEVKTEGFDLLSKECVAMQGKQSAMEGDAWVLSFTEAENRLLQGGCRRKCLSTLKTLRDRHLDLPGNPVTSYHMKTLLLYECEKHPREIEWDESCLGDRINGIFLQLISCLQCRRCPHYFLPNLDLFKGKSPSSLENAAKQAWRLTRELLTNSRSLEKL; from the coding sequence ATGTTGGTGCCCTCGGACATGATGACGGCGCAGTCCAAGATGATGTACCAGCTGAACAAGTACTACGGTGAGCGGGTGCACGCCCGCAAGGCCCTCGTGGCCAAGACGATCCGCGAGGTGTGTAAGGTGGTGCAGGACGTGCTGAAAGAGGTGGAGGTGCAGGAGCCGCGCTTCATCAGCAGCCTGACCGAGTGCAACGGCCGCTACGAGGGCCTGGACGTGGTGTCGCCCAACGAATTCGAGGTGGTGCTCTACCTCAACCAAATGGGCGTGTTCAACTTCGTGGACGACGGAACGTTACCGGGCTGCGCGGTGCTCAAGCTGAGCGACGGCCGCAAGCGTTCCATGTCCCTCTGGGTCGAGTTCATCACGGCGTCCGGCTATCTATCGGCCAGGAAGATCAGGTCGCGCTTCCAGACGCTGGTGGCGCAGGCGTGCGACAAGTGCAGCTACCGCGACTCGGTCAAGATGATCGCGGACACGACGGAGGTGAAGCTGCGCATCAGGGAGCGGTACGTGGTGCAGATCACGCCGGCGTTCAAATGTTCGGGCGTGTGGCCGCGGAGTGCGGCCCACTGGCCCATTCCGCACATCCCGTGGCCGCACCCCAACTTGGTGGCCGAGGTGAAGACCGAGGGCTTCGACCTGCTGTCCAAGGAGTGCGTGGCCATGCAGGGCAAGCAGTCGGCCATGGAGGGCGACGCCTGGGTGCTCAGCTTCACCGAGGCCGAGAACCGGCTGCTGCAGGGCGGCTGCAGACGCAAGTGCCTCAGCACGCTCAAGACCCTGCGCGACCGGCACCTCGATTTGCCGGGCAACCCGGTCACCTCATACCACATGAAGACGCTGCTGCTGTACGAGTGCGAGAAGCACCCGCGGGAGATCGAGTGGGACGAGAGCTGCCTCGGCGACCGCATCAACGGCATCTTCCTGCAGCTCATCTCGTGTCTGCAGTGTCGCCGTTGTCCGCACTATTTCCTGCCCAACCTCGACCTCTTCAAGGGCAAGTCACCCAGCTCGCTGGAGAACGCGGCCAAGCAGGCGTGGCGCCTCACACGCGAGCTGCTCACCAACTCGCGCTCCCTCGAAAAGCTGTGA